In one window of bacterium DNA:
- a CDS encoding prepilin-type N-terminal cleavage/methylation domain-containing protein has translation MLKAIRRKKAGRGFTLIELLVVIVIIGILAAVAVPRFMGAQDRARVGAARADLDQFRQALGMFEIDYADYPAAMTLATAPTVLVDPQTNPYMSLPAGGNFAAGSFAYAYNGAVSPTTYQIQVTCLDNAGSVLTATPDGVQ, from the coding sequence ATGTTGAAAGCCATCCGCAGGAAGAAAGCCGGCCGGGGATTCACGCTGATCGAACTGTTGGTCGTGATCGTGATCATCGGCATTCTGGCCGCCGTTGCCGTGCCGCGTTTCATGGGAGCGCAGGATCGTGCGCGAGTGGGCGCAGCGCGCGCCGACCTTGACCAATTCCGTCAAGCTCTGGGTATGTTCGAGATTGACTACGCCGACTATCCGGCGGCGATGACGCTGGCTACGGCTCCCACGGTTCTGGTGGATCCGCAGACCAATCCGTATATGTCACTGCCGGCGGGGGGCAACTTCGCGGCCGGTAGCTTCGCCTATGCCTACAACGGTGCGGTCTCGCCGACGACTTATCAGATCCAGGTGACCTGTCTTGACAACGCCGGCAGCGTGCTGACGGCCACGCCGGACGGCGTCCAGTAA
- a CDS encoding PAS domain-containing protein, whose translation MRLIFETGRNFSTFLAARLIFVTVLLGLAILFRPTGQSVVPYLTLFAGNVILSLGAWEWFRRRRLVGSLKWVVLSSAVFLDTLVLQYTGGARSEFVFLYFFSVGSAGLLTGLPASLWTALLSSAGLLWLYRNESATYLSEQSFYALLYSVNFVVTAFLTAYVYERFRERERSHVRTLGELEQARLDTQAILDSLSTGVLVVDPELQVFYSNPAGRQILGLPADAPVETMRSLLHIESPFGKAIRPLLEDPTEEIRSEMELPIASGHRPIGFSCSPLFDMTGERRGSIILFSDLTRVKEAERADRERDRLAAIGRLSRDLAHGIRNPLATVRGCVEMIRLSDSEANGLGAYLDLALRESDRLNGLLCDFLTFAHLQAPNRLRGDLATTIRRYATDRQITLPIRDNLPATLEADFDADQIGLAVSAVLLSLCEWAEGQGEIAISRSPHKPRSVRFLLEGKEVSAEVQDGAFRPFSGVQRFSNGFALPTALRAVHAHGGELTLNTEPGIGTWFELAI comes from the coding sequence ATGCGACTCATCTTCGAAACCGGACGGAACTTCTCGACGTTTCTGGCGGCGCGGCTGATTTTCGTGACCGTGCTGCTGGGACTGGCGATACTCTTCCGGCCCACCGGACAGAGCGTGGTGCCGTATCTGACTCTGTTTGCGGGCAACGTGATTCTGAGTCTCGGCGCGTGGGAGTGGTTTCGTCGTCGGCGACTGGTGGGTTCGCTGAAATGGGTGGTCTTGTCGAGCGCGGTATTTCTGGATACGCTGGTGCTGCAATACACGGGCGGCGCGCGCAGCGAGTTCGTGTTCCTGTACTTTTTTTCGGTCGGATCGGCCGGACTTTTGACCGGCCTTCCGGCCAGCTTATGGACGGCTCTGCTGTCGTCGGCGGGGCTGCTCTGGCTGTATCGCAACGAGTCGGCCACCTACCTGAGCGAACAGAGCTTCTATGCGTTGCTCTATTCGGTGAACTTCGTTGTGACCGCATTCCTGACGGCTTACGTTTATGAACGGTTCCGGGAGCGGGAACGCAGTCACGTACGGACGCTGGGCGAACTCGAGCAGGCACGGCTGGACACGCAGGCGATCCTGGATTCGCTCAGCACGGGCGTGCTGGTGGTGGATCCCGAGTTGCAGGTATTCTATTCCAATCCGGCGGGGCGGCAGATTTTGGGATTGCCCGCCGATGCTCCGGTGGAGACGATGCGCTCGCTCTTGCATATCGAATCACCGTTCGGGAAGGCCATTCGTCCGCTGCTCGAGGATCCGACGGAAGAGATTCGGAGTGAGATGGAGCTGCCGATTGCGAGCGGTCATCGGCCGATCGGTTTTTCGTGTTCACCGCTATTTGACATGACCGGTGAGCGACGCGGCAGCATCATTCTGTTCAGCGATTTGACGCGCGTGAAGGAGGCGGAGCGCGCCGACCGGGAGCGCGACCGTCTGGCGGCCATCGGCCGCTTGTCGCGGGATTTGGCGCACGGAATCCGGAATCCGCTGGCCACCGTGCGAGGCTGCGTGGAGATGATCCGGTTGAGCGATTCGGAAGCGAACGGACTGGGCGCGTATCTCGATCTGGCGCTGCGCGAGTCGGACCGGCTGAACGGTCTGCTGTGCGATTTCCTGACGTTCGCCCACCTGCAAGCGCCGAATCGTTTGCGCGGTGATTTGGCCACGACGATTCGGAGGTACGCAACGGACCGTCAGATCACGTTGCCGATTCGGGACAATCTGCCCGCCACGCTGGAAGCGGATTTCGACGCGGATCAGATCGGTTTGGCGGTCAGTGCGGTGCTGCTGTCGCTGTGCGAATGGGCGGAGGGGCAAGGCGAGATTGCGATTTCTCGCAGTCCGCACAAGCCGAGATCCGTTCGTTTTCTTCTGGAGGGGAAGGAAGTGTCGGCCGAGGTGCAGGATGGCGCATTCCGGCCGTTTTCGGGAGTGCAGCGCTTTTCCAACGGTTTCGCTTTGCCGACCGCGCTGCGAGCCGTTCATGCTCACGGAGGCGAGCTGACTTTAAACACCGAGCCGGGAATCGGAACCTGGTTCGAATTAGCTATTTGA
- a CDS encoding sigma-54 dependent transcriptional regulator — protein MHHVKILVVEDESDYSAFLKEHLEERDCVVTTVPDGNGALDVYGEEEFDLVLLDHQLPGDDGVEVLRKLKAINRDTPIIIMTAYGHVQNAVQAMKVGALDYVAKEELSPEVIDLTVANAIEQRKLRTENDRLRRELAERYSFANVVGKSAVMRDIFQKVERIAPFNSTVLISGESGTGKEVIARLIHLHSGIRNNPFVTVNCGAIPETLLESELFGYVRGAFSGAVRTKRGLFEEADGGTLLLDEIGELPTSLQVKLLRVLQEGRLRRLGDVSELTVSVRVIAATSRNLGEEVRAGRFREDLFYRLNIIPIVMPPLRERPEDIPLLVHHFLKRLTHGRSQMDVALDAMQILMRYAWPGNVRELQNIVERAVVLSDSNTITVDSLPSEVRRAAEEFRVEIPEEQLSIKQTLSELVPRVERELIQRALKLTNNNRTRAAKLLEISHRSLLYKLKEYNCR, from the coding sequence ATGCACCACGTTAAGATTCTTGTTGTTGAAGACGAATCCGATTACAGCGCATTCCTGAAGGAACACCTCGAGGAACGCGATTGCGTCGTCACAACCGTACCTGACGGCAACGGTGCGCTTGACGTGTACGGGGAGGAAGAGTTCGATCTGGTGCTGCTCGATCATCAGCTTCCCGGCGACGACGGCGTGGAAGTCCTGCGGAAACTCAAAGCTATCAACCGGGATACGCCCATTATCATCATGACGGCCTATGGGCATGTTCAGAACGCGGTTCAGGCGATGAAAGTGGGGGCGCTGGACTACGTGGCCAAAGAGGAATTGTCGCCGGAGGTCATAGACTTGACGGTGGCGAACGCCATAGAACAGCGCAAGCTGCGAACGGAGAACGACCGGCTTCGCCGCGAGTTGGCGGAACGCTATTCGTTCGCCAACGTGGTCGGAAAGTCGGCGGTGATGCGGGATATCTTCCAGAAAGTCGAGCGCATCGCGCCCTTCAACAGCACGGTTTTGATCAGCGGGGAATCGGGAACGGGAAAAGAAGTGATTGCCCGCCTGATTCACCTCCACAGCGGGATTCGCAACAATCCGTTCGTGACGGTGAACTGCGGCGCGATACCGGAAACGCTGCTGGAGTCGGAGCTGTTCGGCTACGTCCGCGGAGCGTTCAGCGGCGCCGTTCGCACCAAGCGCGGCTTGTTCGAGGAGGCGGACGGAGGAACGCTGCTCTTAGATGAGATCGGCGAGTTGCCGACGTCGCTGCAGGTCAAGCTCTTGCGCGTCCTGCAGGAGGGGCGGCTGCGGAGGTTGGGTGACGTCAGCGAGTTGACGGTCAGCGTTCGCGTCATCGCCGCCACGTCGCGAAACCTGGGGGAAGAGGTGCGAGCGGGGAGATTCCGGGAAGACCTCTTTTACCGGCTGAATATCATTCCGATCGTCATGCCGCCGCTCAGGGAACGTCCGGAGGATATTCCCTTGCTCGTCCACCATTTCTTGAAGAGATTAACGCACGGGCGTTCGCAGATGGACGTAGCATTGGACGCCATGCAGATCCTCATGAGATATGCGTGGCCGGGCAACGTTCGAGAGCTGCAAAATATCGTGGAGCGAGCCGTGGTGCTTTCGGATTCCAACACCATTACGGTGGACTCGCTGCCGTCGGAAGTGCGCCGCGCGGCGGAGGAGTTCCGGGTCGAAATACCCGAGGAACAGCTCAGCATCAAGCAAACGCTGAGCGAACTGGTTCCTCGCGTGGAACGCGAATTGATTCAGCGCGCGTTGAAGTTGACCAACAACAACCGGACGCGCGCGGCGAAACTTCTGGAGATCTCGCACCGATCTCTGCTTTACAAGCTGAAAGAGTACAACTGCAGATAG
- a CDS encoding Ig-like domain-containing protein, with amino-acid sequence MKHSRWAMSVWLLAIVLAALVLWLGCEQKGDISPTGGGTSVLTYIDTVAIEPGIVAPGQTAAIGARILDEENAPAHNERVRFSVNRGVLGGSRADTTVNSDLLGWARTTFTAPPDSGPVQLRTELVGMGEIRTAVISVGAAEAREGDLTVWADQDTLFADNGISSTLVYARLRNENHNPIAGVLIFFSTTVGSITSPARTDSLTGTARATLVSTTETGQALVIARYGSSADSARIAFLQPASASLIEVSSSRPQISAGTDSATITARVFNDRGQPVVDNTVVSFSTTRGTLSLLTARTTGGVAITKLFASSGVGTATVAATTGGQISGQTSVQIVAGPSASVTVTAAADTLYADNSSTTTITATVRDAFGNPVSEGTPVSFSAQGGIVTESSTVGSNGVANATFQAGLLVGPAAIIASQAGVQGSVVIYLAPTLAATINLSANPQQLVADGNAQSALRATVLDAQGRPVSDGTSVTFAARYGSLAGGGGVAARRNDREVAPSSKWGGAVKPASRDRNRSFDENHRDSRGGFGRTNALYTTTTVGGYAYATLISPTAVGTDTVSAEVQGLLDRETLTYLPGAAARIQVTPAATELPADGISSTAVVCRVTDVFGNSVGSGYAISVSATLGQMSPSSGYTNNLGEFTTHLISSRQRGLSGIVATCESASGYGEVLFAAPAVATVGLTSNTNSLLANGISTATLTAQVRDAYGLAIQGVALVWQAGSGIGELVPNSTITDSLGRATATFYSGASRTDATQNVSVIAGSLSDMRTLRLLGITLSAWADDPYLPADGVSTTQTNALVRETTSGFAINGVPVYFAATRGSIAQTAQTNSSGIATVAYRSATESGPVEITAVYGDTLRAQTNVQLTGIEADTLTVTLAHSELMADGVSNTTVTAVVRNEGGQTVANTPVSFLAVGGGTCFPDLVATNSSGVAVSTYYSAALTQDQNVSVEVAIERDNDQKPMLLRGILLSVTADELLLPANGSATTQVRLDLRRSSSYVAIGGTTVQLGTNLGTIPASVVTDSSGTATVTFRAGSNTGEANIVARYGNVLTDTVTVSLFAPAASTVALNATQSSLLANGVDSTSLFFVVVDQTGAPLRNAQVQWSVNGQGRLTRTASVTDQNGMTMNSFVAPASSGDSYSSIIARAGTAADTVTIATRGVTLTVSPSLSTLPANGVSTTTITAHLRETTGLTAIPSAPLRFGASLGQMPAQASTDASGTASVALRTGTTPGIASVVVRYGNTIADTVLVSFYIPTPQQLQVSASSTLLRANGVSSTPVQAIVYDEMNVPLAGATVSWSAVGGSLDAVQTQTDGSGVTSIIYVSQASTSDRATTIIASSGSAQGQVAITERGVTVNVTAQPSNVIADGRSTSMIRVHVFETTTSVAISEAVVSMGTTLGTIPNQGMTNASGIATATLTSATETGTANVTARYGNVLQNQVNVTFAPSTPSHLTLTATPTVLVADNVSSSSLAVVVTDQNGNPVPDNTQVRFSIPPQSGSLENLITTIGGMGSNILTSSTTPDTFYVRAWAENNPSARDSVQIRYTVGPPATVTLSAMRDTLAADGISVDTISAHVIDAVGHPLSNVEVLFTTTIGNITASRTTDAQGNARVAFSSSQTGTAQITARAGEVTGRYTVYLIPGVPNSIALAYFPNSVGVRGSGRNETLLITATVRDVNNNPVIDGTGVYFNINNSPGGGDFLSSNGPIPTINGRATVSYNSGTRSGSVRIRSQCLGITAVSTEILIYAGPPYIGSIYSPCDSTHLSLAASPCNMFGMDVVGDTVRITALVGDRYRNPVTPGTAVYFTTSGGVITTATGYTDSSGFARVTLFSGNPLPTIPRWINTLSDPNRGGPITCTATPPQPGVAKILATTAGVDEAGDSVTVWATTNVIFAYSQPQLYLREITVNGDPNERTLYIGQNALIRIAVYDYNYWPLVSGSTIRCTANHGNTYPNTIMAGCPGDTSYVFSYFNNLTLQDDDAASPVLITVDTRYGDRYTFTETFTLRAALPPQP; translated from the coding sequence GTGAAGCACAGCCGCTGGGCGATGAGTGTGTGGCTCCTCGCGATTGTTTTGGCCGCACTGGTGCTGTGGCTGGGTTGTGAACAAAAAGGCGACATCAGCCCCACGGGTGGCGGCACGAGTGTGCTCACCTATATTGATACCGTCGCCATCGAACCGGGGATTGTCGCTCCGGGGCAGACGGCCGCGATTGGAGCCCGGATTCTCGATGAGGAGAACGCTCCGGCCCACAACGAGCGGGTTCGGTTCAGCGTCAACCGTGGAGTTCTGGGCGGATCGCGAGCCGACACCACCGTGAATAGCGATCTCCTCGGTTGGGCGCGGACCACGTTCACGGCTCCGCCGGACAGCGGGCCGGTTCAATTGCGCACCGAGCTGGTGGGGATGGGTGAGATCCGAACCGCCGTTATCAGCGTGGGAGCGGCCGAAGCACGGGAAGGAGATCTGACCGTGTGGGCGGATCAGGATACGCTGTTCGCGGACAACGGAATCTCCTCAACTCTGGTTTACGCACGCCTCCGCAACGAGAACCATAATCCGATTGCGGGCGTTCTGATTTTCTTCTCGACGACCGTCGGTTCGATCACGTCTCCAGCCCGAACCGACAGTTTGACGGGCACGGCCCGGGCGACGCTGGTTTCGACGACGGAAACCGGACAGGCCCTCGTGATCGCACGGTACGGATCAAGCGCAGACAGCGCGCGGATCGCCTTCCTGCAGCCGGCGTCAGCCAGCCTGATCGAAGTGAGTTCCAGCCGGCCGCAAATCTCGGCGGGGACCGACAGCGCGACGATCACGGCTCGCGTGTTTAACGATCGCGGGCAGCCGGTTGTGGACAATACCGTGGTCTCGTTCTCGACGACGCGCGGAACGCTCAGTCTCCTGACGGCACGAACGACGGGGGGCGTGGCGATCACCAAGCTGTTTGCTTCTTCCGGCGTCGGCACGGCAACGGTGGCGGCCACCACGGGGGGCCAGATCAGCGGACAAACATCGGTGCAGATTGTGGCCGGACCGAGTGCCTCGGTGACGGTCACCGCCGCCGCCGATACTCTTTACGCGGACAACAGCAGTACAACGACGATTACGGCCACGGTTCGCGATGCCTTCGGAAATCCCGTTTCGGAAGGAACGCCGGTAAGCTTCTCCGCGCAAGGCGGGATCGTCACCGAATCGTCTACGGTGGGTTCGAACGGCGTGGCGAACGCCACGTTTCAGGCCGGATTGCTGGTGGGACCGGCGGCCATTATCGCTTCGCAAGCCGGTGTACAGGGTTCGGTGGTGATCTATCTGGCGCCGACTCTGGCGGCGACGATCAATCTCTCCGCGAATCCTCAGCAGCTTGTGGCCGACGGAAACGCGCAATCCGCCTTGCGGGCCACGGTGCTCGATGCGCAGGGCCGGCCGGTGTCCGACGGGACGAGCGTTACCTTTGCGGCCCGGTACGGATCGCTGGCGGGTGGCGGAGGAGTGGCCGCGCGTCGCAATGACCGAGAGGTCGCGCCGTCCTCGAAGTGGGGAGGGGCAGTGAAGCCGGCATCGCGCGATCGCAATCGGAGTTTCGACGAGAACCATCGCGATTCGCGAGGCGGATTCGGACGCACGAATGCACTCTACACGACCACCACGGTCGGCGGCTACGCCTATGCGACTCTCATCAGCCCGACTGCGGTCGGAACGGATACGGTTTCGGCCGAGGTGCAGGGACTCCTCGACCGCGAGACTCTTACCTATTTGCCCGGCGCAGCGGCGCGGATTCAAGTGACGCCCGCGGCTACCGAACTTCCGGCGGACGGGATCAGCTCCACGGCGGTGGTTTGTCGAGTGACGGACGTTTTCGGCAACTCCGTGGGAAGCGGCTATGCGATCTCGGTCAGCGCCACGCTCGGTCAAATGAGCCCGTCTTCCGGCTACACGAACAACTTGGGCGAGTTTACCACGCATTTGATCTCCTCGCGTCAGCGCGGACTTTCGGGTATCGTGGCGACGTGCGAGAGCGCCTCCGGATACGGCGAAGTGCTGTTTGCCGCTCCGGCGGTCGCAACGGTTGGATTGACAAGCAATACTAACTCACTGCTCGCGAACGGGATTTCCACCGCCACTCTGACGGCGCAAGTGCGCGACGCCTACGGACTCGCGATTCAAGGAGTTGCGCTTGTCTGGCAGGCCGGTTCCGGAATCGGAGAGCTCGTGCCGAACAGCACGATTACGGATTCGCTCGGTCGAGCGACGGCCACGTTCTACAGCGGAGCGTCGCGCACGGACGCTACGCAAAACGTCAGCGTCATCGCGGGTTCGCTTTCCGACATGCGAACGCTGCGGCTGTTGGGAATTACGCTATCGGCCTGGGCGGACGATCCGTATCTGCCGGCGGACGGCGTGAGCACCACTCAAACCAACGCGCTCGTACGCGAGACCACCAGTGGATTCGCGATCAACGGCGTGCCGGTGTACTTTGCGGCGACGCGCGGATCCATCGCTCAAACCGCGCAAACGAACTCGAGCGGCATCGCCACCGTGGCCTATCGCAGCGCGACGGAATCCGGCCCGGTGGAAATCACCGCCGTATATGGAGACACCCTGCGCGCACAGACCAACGTGCAATTGACCGGAATCGAGGCCGACACGCTGACCGTGACGTTGGCTCATAGCGAACTGATGGCGGACGGCGTCTCGAACACCACCGTTACGGCGGTGGTTCGGAACGAAGGCGGACAGACGGTGGCGAACACGCCGGTGTCTTTCCTGGCGGTCGGCGGAGGAACCTGCTTCCCCGATCTCGTTGCGACCAATTCGAGCGGCGTGGCCGTCTCTACCTATTATAGCGCGGCTCTGACGCAGGATCAGAACGTGAGCGTCGAAGTGGCCATCGAGCGGGACAACGATCAGAAGCCGATGCTTCTGCGCGGTATTCTGTTGTCCGTGACCGCCGATGAACTTCTGCTTCCGGCCAACGGTTCAGCCACCACCCAGGTGCGGCTCGACCTGCGACGGAGCTCGAGCTACGTAGCGATCGGCGGAACCACGGTTCAACTCGGAACGAATCTTGGAACCATCCCGGCCAGTGTGGTGACGGATTCCTCGGGAACGGCGACCGTCACGTTCCGGGCCGGATCCAACACCGGCGAGGCAAACATTGTAGCCCGCTACGGCAACGTTCTGACCGACACGGTCACGGTATCGCTGTTCGCGCCGGCGGCCTCCACTGTGGCCTTGAACGCCACCCAGAGTTCACTGTTGGCCAATGGCGTGGACTCGACGTCGCTGTTCTTCGTGGTGGTGGACCAGACCGGCGCTCCGCTGCGGAACGCGCAGGTGCAGTGGAGTGTGAACGGACAAGGGCGGCTCACGCGGACCGCTTCGGTGACCGATCAGAACGGAATGACCATGAATTCCTTCGTTGCTCCGGCGAGCAGCGGAGACAGCTACAGTTCCATCATCGCGCGGGCCGGCACCGCGGCGGATACGGTCACGATTGCCACGCGCGGCGTGACGCTGACCGTATCTCCATCGCTCTCGACGTTGCCGGCCAACGGAGTCTCGACGACGACGATCACGGCGCATCTCCGCGAAACCACCGGCCTGACGGCAATTCCCTCGGCCCCGCTGCGGTTCGGAGCCTCGCTTGGTCAAATGCCCGCTCAGGCGAGCACCGACGCTTCGGGAACCGCATCGGTAGCCTTGCGGACGGGAACCACTCCCGGAATAGCCTCCGTTGTGGTTCGGTACGGCAATACGATTGCGGATACGGTGCTGGTTTCGTTTTACATCCCCACTCCGCAGCAACTCCAAGTATCGGCTTCCAGCACGCTGTTGCGGGCCAACGGCGTTTCGAGCACTCCCGTTCAGGCCATCGTGTACGATGAGATGAACGTTCCGCTGGCGGGAGCAACGGTGAGTTGGTCGGCGGTGGGAGGCTCGCTGGACGCCGTGCAAACGCAGACGGACGGATCGGGAGTCACTTCGATTATCTATGTATCGCAGGCATCCACCAGCGATCGTGCCACAACGATCATCGCTTCATCCGGCAGCGCGCAGGGACAGGTGGCGATCACGGAACGCGGAGTGACCGTGAACGTGACGGCCCAGCCGTCCAACGTGATTGCCGACGGCCGTTCGACGTCAATGATCCGTGTCCACGTGTTCGAGACGACCACTTCCGTGGCCATCAGCGAGGCGGTGGTGTCCATGGGAACGACGCTCGGAACCATCCCCAATCAGGGTATGACCAACGCCAGCGGGATCGCCACGGCGACGTTGACCTCGGCAACGGAGACCGGAACCGCGAATGTGACGGCGCGCTACGGCAACGTTCTTCAGAACCAGGTGAACGTTACCTTCGCTCCATCTACACCGAGTCATTTGACACTCACGGCGACTCCCACGGTTCTGGTGGCCGACAACGTTTCGAGTTCATCGCTTGCCGTAGTCGTGACCGACCAGAACGGCAATCCGGTGCCCGATAATACGCAGGTAAGATTCTCGATTCCGCCGCAGTCCGGTTCACTGGAAAACCTGATCACCACGATCGGTGGCATGGGAAGCAACATATTGACGTCCAGCACGACCCCCGATACATTCTATGTTCGTGCATGGGCGGAGAACAATCCGTCGGCGCGAGACAGCGTGCAGATCCGGTACACGGTTGGTCCGCCAGCGACGGTCACGCTGTCGGCCATGCGCGACACTCTGGCGGCGGACGGGATCTCGGTTGACACCATCTCGGCCCACGTCATAGACGCCGTCGGCCATCCGCTGTCCAACGTGGAAGTGTTGTTTACGACGACCATCGGGAATATCACAGCCAGCCGGACGACCGACGCGCAGGGGAACGCGCGAGTGGCGTTCTCATCGTCGCAGACCGGCACGGCTCAAATCACCGCTCGCGCGGGCGAGGTGACCGGCCGGTACACGGTGTATTTGATTCCGGGAGTGCCCAACAGCATCGCGCTGGCCTACTTCCCGAACTCGGTGGGTGTGCGCGGCAGCGGACGAAACGAGACCCTTCTGATTACCGCGACCGTACGCGATGTGAACAACAATCCGGTGATAGACGGCACGGGAGTATATTTCAACATCAACAACTCGCCGGGCGGAGGCGACTTCCTGTCATCGAACGGGCCCATTCCGACGATCAACGGGCGGGCGACGGTTTCCTACAACAGCGGAACGAGATCGGGAAGCGTCCGGATCCGCTCGCAGTGTCTGGGAATCACGGCCGTATCCACCGAGATCTTGATTTACGCGGGGCCGCCGTATATCGGATCCATCTACAGTCCGTGCGATTCCACGCATCTTTCGCTGGCGGCTTCGCCCTGCAATATGTTCGGCATGGACGTGGTGGGTGACACGGTGAGAATCACTGCCCTGGTGGGTGACCGCTACCGCAATCCGGTTACGCCGGGGACGGCGGTGTACTTCACGACCTCGGGCGGCGTGATCACGACCGCCACCGGTTATACGGATTCCTCCGGATTTGCCCGGGTGACGCTGTTCTCCGGCAATCCGTTGCCGACAATTCCGCGATGGATCAACACTCTGAGTGATCCGAATCGGGGCGGACCGATTACGTGTACGGCAACGCCGCCTCAACCGGGCGTGGCCAAGATTCTCGCGACCACCGCGGGCGTGGACGAGGCCGGCGACAGCGTAACGGTGTGGGCGACGACCAACGTGATTTTCGCCTACAGTCAGCCGCAGCTCTACCTTCGTGAAATCACGGTGAACGGGGATCCCAACGAGCGGACTCTGTACATCGGGCAGAACGCACTGATTCGCATCGCGGTGTACGACTACAACTATTGGCCGCTGGTGTCGGGTTCCACGATTCGCTGCACGGCCAATCACGGGAACACGTATCCGAATACGATCATGGCCGGATGTCCGGGAGATACGTCGTACGTCTTCAGCTATTTCAACAATCTGACCCTGCAAGACGACGACGCCGCTTCACCGGTGCTGATCACCGTGGACACGCGGTACGGCGACCGTTATACGTTCACCGAGACCTTCACGTTGCGGGCGGCGTTGCCCCCGCAACCGTAG
- a CDS encoding sigma-54 dependent transcriptional regulator, with amino-acid sequence MAKEKILIVDDERSMGEFLTLLLSKDGYRARATQSGQEALRVLEEEPQQVMITDLRMPEMNGLELVSAARKRYPELGVVVMTAFASLESAVEALRLGAADYITKPFQVDEIRAVVAKVLDNQALRKENRRLKAKLAEEGAVPRIIGSSRQIRELIELIGRVAPSDSTILITGESGTGKEVVAQVIHQLSERATGEFVTINCAALPDTLLESELFGHTRGSFTGAVRDKDGLFKAANGGTLFLDEIGDMSAALQVKLLRALQEREVLPLGATRPIRVDVRVIAATNSDLERKQRSGEFRSDLYYRLSVIPIHVHPLRERKEDILDLALYFLERTCRRHGIPLKSLSEEARRLFLRYGWPGNVRELENTIERAVILTEEAEIPASTLPGKIRSSESAGFHTHDDTSLAKLEDVERQHLLRVLEETGWQKKRASEILGIDPSTIYRKLQRYGIESPRG; translated from the coding sequence ATGGCGAAAGAAAAAATCCTGATCGTTGACGACGAGCGCAGCATGGGCGAGTTTCTGACGCTGCTGCTCAGCAAGGACGGCTATCGCGCCCGCGCGACTCAGAGCGGCCAGGAAGCCCTGCGGGTGCTGGAAGAAGAGCCGCAACAGGTGATGATCACCGATCTTCGCATGCCGGAAATGAATGGGCTTGAACTGGTGAGCGCGGCGCGCAAGCGGTATCCGGAGTTGGGCGTCGTCGTGATGACCGCCTTTGCATCGTTGGAATCGGCGGTGGAGGCTCTGCGACTGGGTGCGGCGGACTACATCACCAAGCCGTTTCAGGTGGATGAGATTCGGGCGGTGGTGGCGAAGGTGCTCGACAATCAGGCCTTGCGCAAGGAGAACCGCCGGCTGAAGGCGAAACTGGCCGAAGAGGGCGCGGTCCCGCGGATCATCGGAAGCTCCCGGCAAATCCGCGAGCTGATCGAGCTGATCGGGCGGGTGGCTCCCTCCGATTCGACGATTCTCATCACGGGGGAGTCGGGAACGGGGAAAGAGGTGGTGGCTCAGGTGATCCATCAGCTATCGGAACGCGCGACCGGCGAGTTCGTCACCATCAATTGCGCTGCCCTTCCCGATACGCTATTGGAGAGCGAGTTGTTCGGTCATACTCGCGGCAGCTTTACGGGAGCGGTGAGGGACAAGGACGGCCTGTTCAAGGCGGCCAACGGGGGGACGCTGTTTCTGGACGAGATCGGCGACATGTCGGCGGCGCTTCAGGTGAAGCTGCTGCGGGCCTTGCAGGAGCGGGAGGTGCTGCCGTTGGGCGCGACTCGTCCGATTCGAGTGGACGTGCGGGTGATTGCGGCCACCAACTCCGATCTGGAGCGGAAGCAGCGATCCGGCGAATTCCGGAGTGATCTTTACTATCGTTTGTCGGTGATTCCGATCCACGTTCATCCGCTGCGCGAGCGCAAGGAAGACATTCTGGATCTCGCGCTGTATTTTCTGGAACGGACGTGCCGCCGCCACGGGATTCCTCTGAAATCGCTATCCGAGGAAGCCCGCCGTTTGTTTCTGCGCTACGGTTGGCCGGGCAACGTGCGGGAACTTGAAAACACCATCGAACGGGCGGTGATTCTTACGGAAGAGGCGGAAATCCCGGCGTCCACTCTACCGGGAAAGATTCGCTCTTCGGAATCCGCGGGTTTTCACACTCATGACGATACCTCGCTCGCGAAACTGGAGGACGTTGAACGGCAGCACCTGCTGCGGGTTCTGGAAGAAACCGGTTGGCAGAAGAAGCGGGCTTCGGAGATCCTCGGAATAGATCCATCCACGATTTATCGCAAGCTTCAGCGGTACGGTATCGAATCCCCGCGAGGGTAG